A genomic stretch from Salarias fasciatus chromosome 10, fSalaFa1.1, whole genome shotgun sequence includes:
- the crebrf gene encoding CREB3 regulatory factor, translated as MPQPSVSGMEPPFGDAFQNYSFADQALTSTELLATSSDPDFMYELDRDMTHRQSPRGDGVVGVGDGGKEVEGCVDQLMGLGECETVCSSSAFEQWDSYWEDLTRYTRLASCDIWGTKEVDFLGLDDFSSPYQDEEVIGRTPTLAQLNSEDSQSVCEALYPAADLSLPAPQPQLQPPQLPCHSKRPLVPGQGSGPGPIRPSPSSAASSRLSRSPLPDFPEGSQKATRPVPSSTETMAKTQTYLSLSQDHSQAHIKPPGRGTKMAAPTSHGSHFVRKAKVRVSAVYKAAADGPSQADFERSDPTVPLAQPQDEKASTSASAAAAAGLPGAPAAVPGSLVCFERRAEGAAKREMAIGWSPTVPQLAEASQTLEGSTSGPGSGDGVAGASGDGVLVVESAEKSKEEEHNYSLFLTRSRLAGRAHSQLEEDEEEEDEEEAEDEEEEEEEVDGLELDDEDHDEGFGSEHELSENEEEEEEEEEEEEEEEEDEDYEADKDDDMSDAFSEPGCDMEMMEDVKGLTAGVSSRKRGKRRYFWEYSEQLTPSKQERMLKPSEWDRHTLPSNLYQKNGPLHGKYMLKKSRRTDVEDLTPNPRKLLQIGTELRKLNKVISDLTPVSELPLTARPRSRKEKNKLASRACRLKKKAQYEANKVKLWGLSTEYDRLLFVINAIKEEIVVRVEDSSPRPTNMTDTLERLIQDTLVPSPVAGQTSDFVNKILENTGRGDPTGGLVGLRVPTSKI; from the exons ATGCCTCAG CCCAGCGTCAGTGGGATGGAGCCTCCCTTTGGGGACGCCTTTCAGAACTACTCCTTTGCTGACCAGGCCCTGACCAGCACTGAGCTGCTCGCCACGAGCTCTGACCCAGATTTCATGTATGAACTG gacagAGACATGACCCACCGGCAGAGCCCCCGAGGTGACGGCGTTGTCGGGGTAGGGGACGGAgggaaggaggtggagggttGCGTGGATCAGCTCATGGGACTTGGCGAGTGTGAGAcggtctgcagcagctcagcgTTCGAACAGTGGGACTCCTACTGGGAAGACCTCACCAG GTATACACGACTGGCCAGTTGTGACATCTGGGGCACCAAAGAGGTGGACTTCCTTGGACTGGATGACTTCTCCAGCCCCTACCAGGACGAGGAGGTGATTGGTCGAACGCCGACACTCGCCCAGCTCAACAGCGAGGACTCGCAGTCCGTGTGTGAGGCGCTGTACCCCGCTGCCGACCTGAGCCTGCCCGCCCCTCAGCCTCAGCTCCAGCCTCCCCAGCTCCCCTGTCACAGTAAGAGACCGCTGGTCCCGGGTCAAGGGTCGGGCCCCGGCCCCATACGGCCCTCCCCGagctccgccgcctcctctcgGCTTTCCCGCAGCCCTCTGCCCGACTTCCCCGAAGGCTCCCAGAAAGCCACCAGGCCTGTGCCCTCCAGCACCGAGACCATGGCCAAGACCCAGACCTACCTGAGTCTCAGCCAGGACCACAGCCAAGCTCACATCAAGCCTCCGGGGCGAGGAACAAAGATGGCTGCCCCGACCTCTCACGGCTCCCACTTCGTGCGGAAGGCTAAAGTCCGCGTGAGCGCCGTGTACAAAGCTGCAGCTGACGGGCCTTCTCAGGCGGACTTTGAGAGGTCGGACCCCACTGTGCCTCTTGCCCAGCCGCAAGACGAGAAGGCCTCCACTTCAGCAAGTGCCGCCGCCGCGGCGGGACTTCCCGGAGCTCCGGCCGCTGTTCCCGGCAGCCTGGTGTGCTTTGAAAGGAGGGCGGAGGGCGCCGCGAAGCGGGAGATGGCCATCGGGTGGTCCCCCACCGTGCCTCAGCTGGCGGAGGCCAGCCAGACCCTGGAGGGCAGCACCTCCGGGCCGGGGAGCGGCGACGGCGTGGCGGGAGCCAGCGGCGACGGCGTCCTGGTCGTCGAGAGCGCGGAGAAGAGCAAAGAGGAAGAGCACAACTACTCCCTGTTCCTGACCCGCAGCAGACTGGCCGGCAGGGCCCActcccagctggaggaggacgaggaggaggaagacgaggaggaggcggaggacgaggaggaggaggaggaggaagtcgaTGGCCTGGAGCTAGACGACGAAGACCACGACGAGGGCTTCGGCAGTGAGCATGAGCTCTctgagaacgaggaggaggaagaggaggaggaagaggaggaggaggaggaggaggaggatgaagactaTGAAGCAGACAAGGACGATGACATGAGTGACGCCTTCTCTGAGCCAG GCTGTGACATGGAGATGATGGAGGACGTTAAAGGCCTAACGGCGGGAGTCTCCAGCCGGAAGAGAGGAAAGCGCCGCTACTTCTGGGAGTACAGCGAGCAGCTCACCCCCTCCAAGCAGGAACGCATGCTGAAGCCGTCTGAGTGGGACAGACACACGCTGCCGAGCAACCTCTACCAGAAGAACGGGCCCCTCCACG GAAAATACATGCTGAAGAAGTCTCGCCGCACAGACGTGGAGGACTTGACTCCCAACCCCCGCAAGCTGCTGCAGATCGGCACAGAGCTCCGCAAGCTGAACAAGGTGATCAGCGACCTGACCCCCGTCAGCGAGCTGCCGCTGACCGCCCGGCCACGGTCGCGCAAGGAGAAGAACAAGCTGGCGTCCAG AGCTTGTCGCTTAAAAAAGAAGGCCCAGTATGAAGCCAACAAGGTGAAGCTTTGGGGACTCAGCACAGAGTACG ATCGCCTGCTGTTTGTCATCAACGCCATCAAGGAGGAGATTGTCGTGCGAGTGGAGGACTCCTCTCCGCGTCCGACCAACATGACAGACACTCTGGAGCGGCTCATCCAAGACACACTTG tGCCATCCCCTGTTGCTGGGCAGACTTCAGACTTCGTCAACAAGATATTGGAGAACACGGGGCGTGGCGATCCCACCGGTGGACTGGTCGGTCTGCGAGTCCCCACCTCCAAAATCTAG
- the bnip1b gene encoding vesicle transport protein SEC20 — translation MASSADVHVRICGQEIIKYDLEIKALIQDIRDCPGPQSALMELNSQVKLKFQQLRMRIQDLEQMAQEQDSELDRLAIQAETESQRQQMLSNQTAWRKANLACKLAIDNMEKDELLLRVENHSFKQKKATKESLVETSSNITESLMSISRMMAEQVKQSEDTISTLATSSRTVQETNEEFKSMTGTIHLGRKLILKYNRRELTDKLLIFLALALFLATVLYILKKRLFPFI, via the exons ATGGCGTCGTCTGCGGACGTTCATGTCCGAATCTGCGGTCAGGAAATCATCAAATATGACCTGGAAATCAAAGCCCTCATACAG GACATCCGGGATTGTCCTGGACCACAGTCTGCTCTCATGGAGCTTAACTCTCAGGTCAAACTGAAGTTCCAGCAGCTGAGGATGAGAATACAG GATCTGGAGCAGATGGCCCAGGAACAAGACAGTGAGTTGGACAGACTGGCCATCCAGGCAGAGACGGAGAGCCAGCGACAACAAATGTTGAG CAACCAGACAGCTTGGAGGAAAGCAAATCTGGCCTGTAAGCTGGCCATCGACAACATGGAGAAGGACGAGCTGCTGCTTCGTGTAGAAAACCACAGCTTCAAACAGAA GAAGGCAACTAAAGAAAGTTTAGTGGAAACCAGCAGCAACATCACAGAGAGTCTGATGTCCATCAGCAGGATGATGGCTGAGCAGGTGAAGCAGAGTGAGGACACCATCAGCACTCTGG CCACGTCCTCCAGGACAGTGCAGGAAACCAACGAGGAGTTTAAAAGCATGACGGGAACCATCCACCTGGGCAGGAAGCTGATCCTGAAGTACAACCGCAGGGAGCTAACAGACAAGCTGCTCATCTTCCTCGCGCTGGCGCTCTTCCTCGCCACGGTCCTCTACATACTGAAGAAACGCCTCTTCCCCTTCATTTAG